The Arachis ipaensis cultivar K30076 chromosome B10, Araip1.1, whole genome shotgun sequence DNA window actaaccaACTAACTAGTTCTTGGATCCTATGTTGTCAGCCAAGCTCCATTCCGCGAATCTTGGCTAGCCGGCCAATATAACTGCTATGCAGGTTTTGCCTCGTGCGATCTTTATCCACACGTGCATCAGCATGGACCTTACATTGAATCTGAGCTCATTTCCTTTCTTGGGTCAGCTGGATCACTCTTTGACTTGACACTTCCTCTCTTTAAATGAAATTTTAATTAATAGCCATATTTATACACTTAAAATTTTGTTGTTTTGCCGTTATCTGTTGAATGATTtaattgctgctgctgctgctgggtCCCAAATCTGTTTGATTATATCAACTTAATTCTTGCTAAATGATGATTGTGCTAATTTCGTGGTTAAATTGTTGGATATggcaattacaattttttttgtctGTAATTGTTACAGTTATTCGTGGTTAAGGTTGAAGGCAAAAGTTTTTGGTTAAGGTCTTCCAAGAAGATTTTGTCAAAACGTTGATCGTGTCATGGCAAGGTATAATGCATACTTTAATTCTTTTGATTTGTTAGTTTTGAAGTTGCAATTTAACTTATTATATGTGTGCTATAAATTCTAtgtttctctttatttgttttacCTCAATGGGTTTCTAGAGAATTACTTGTAAGACTAGGAACTATTTCCCAACCTAATTACAAGGCTTTGAATGTCCTTTTCATTGCCCATTCCCTTTGTAGCGAATAACACCCTGCCTCCTCTATTCTTCTAATCTTCACTTTGCGACCCCTTATAAATTTTCCgcctaaaaaatttaataattatcgaTTAGGTTTTGTGATATGCCAAAGGATTGGATGGATCTACCGAGGTATAGCGAAGAGTATATCAATGGTGTTATTAGTTTTTTAGACTTTGCATACTCTGAGGGAGAACCGGACGGACGACAAATTCAATGTCCTTGTAAGAGGTGTTGTAACATTAATTGGTATAGAAGAGATGTGGTATTCGACCATTTAGTAGCCGACGGATTTGTTAAGGGATATAGAACATGGATTAATCATGGCGAATGGGCAATCCGGATGGCGGTTGACGATGACACGGATGATGAAGAAGGTGCACATGATGACATCGAAGGACTGCTTAATGATGCATTTGGAGATGTATCTCATGCTAAGGGTGTTACTATAGGTCAAAATGAAGAGGCTAAAAAATTTTACAATTTAATAGATGGGGCAAGTCAAGAGTTATACCCGGGTTGCAAGAAATTTTCTACATTATCTTTTACCATCCGTCTGTACTTGTTAAAGTGTTTGCACGGTTGGAGCAATACCTCCTTTACTTCACTTCTTAAGCTATTGAAAGAGGCAATGCCTGACATTAACATACCTTCATCTTTCCATAAGACAAAGTCTATGATAAGAGATTTAGGTCTGgattataaaaaaattgatgctTGTCCTAATGATTGCCTCCTGTATAGAAAAGAACTAAAGGATAAAAAACAATGTCGTGTGTGTGGAACTTCTCGATATACTAAAAATTCTAGTGATAATAGCGAGAACCAACCTGACAAGAAAGGTCGTCCTATTCCTGCAAAGACTCTGAGATACTTTCTTATAATTTCAAGACTTCAGAGATTATTTATGTGCTCAAAGACGGCAGCTAGTCTGAGGTGGCATTATGAGGAGCGCGTAAAAGATGGGACGTTAAAGCATCCTGCTGATGGCTTGGCATGGAAGAATCTTGATGAAATGGATGAAGAATTTGCAAAAGAATCTCGCAATATTAGACTAGGCTTGTCAAGTGATGGGTTCAACCCATTTCGTAGCATGAACATTTCATGGAGCACGTGGCCCGTGATGCTGATGGTATACAACTTGCCTTCGTGGATGTGCATGAAACCCGAATATTGTATGCTTTCTTTGCTTATTCCTGGGCCACAATCACCTGGTAAAGACATTGATGTGTATCTACAACCATTGATAGAAGACTTGAAGTTGTTGTGGGAAAAAGGGGTCGAAACCTATGATGCGTCAAAAAATGAGACCTTTCAAATGCGGGCAGCTCTTTTGTGGACAATCAACGATTTTTCTGCTTATGCTATGTTGTCTGGGTGGAGTACAAAGGGAAAGTTGGCTTGCCTTTGTTGCAACAAAAATACCAGTAGCTTACAACTAAAACACAGTTGGAAGACAGTTTATATGGACCATCGTGTCTTTTTACCCATGGATCATCCATGGAGAACCAATACAAGGTCTTTTAATGGGAAGCAGGACTTAAGACCCCCTCCACCTGTTATAGAAGGACCCGAAATTTTTGAGATGCTACAAAATGCTGAGAATGTCTTTGGAAAGAAGCAAAGTACATCAAATAGTTTCCCATGGAATTGGAAAAAAAGATCAATTTTCTTTGAATTGCCTTACTGGCACAAGAACCCACTGTGTCACAACTTAGAtgtcatgcacatagagaagaatatACTTGACAATGTAATTGGAACTCTCTTGGATATCCCAGTCAAGACAAAGGACCATTTGAATGCTCGATATAACTTAAAAGATTTGGGTATCTGGAAAAATCTTCAACCAAAGGAGGTGAATAATGGCAAAAGAACAATGTTGGCAAAGGCATGCTTTTCTATGACTGCTGCAGAGAAGTCAATTTTTTGTGGTGTTTTGAAGACAACAAAGCTACCCGATGGCAGTGCTTCGAATATATCACACTATGTACATCTAGGAGAAAGAAAAGTTTCTGGGTATAAGACCCACGATGCTCACTTTATGCTTCACTATTTACTACCAATACCGATTAAAAGCATCCTTTCTGATCATGTGGCCATTCCGTTGATTCGACTAAGTTCCTTTTTTCGTCGCTTGTGCAAAAAGTTCATCACACTGGAAGAGATAGATTTACTGGAGTTAGAGATTGTGGAAATATTATGCCAGCTTGAGAGGATCTTTTCCCTAGTTTTTTTGACATAATGGTTCATCTTCCCATTCATTTAGCAAATGAGGTGAGATTGGGAGGTCCGGTGCACTTTCGTTGGATGTATCCTCCGGAAAGGTACATGTGTACATTAAAGTCATATGTTCGCAACAGAAGTCGGCCCGAAGGTTCTATTGCTGAGGCATATCTGGCCGAGGAGTGCTTAACTTTCTGCTCAAGATACTTGCATGGAGGTGTGCAAACAAGACTTAATAAGCGGCCTCGGAATGATGATGATCCTAACGAAGACGAAGTTGTGCCATCAAAGTTATTTTCTAAAAAAGGTCATTCGTTAGGTGTGGAAAATGGAGAACCAATTAATCTAGATGACAAATCAATTGCTCAAGCCCATGTGTATGTATTAAACAATTGTGAAGAAGTGGCAGATTATGTTAGGTAacttaattaaacttttttttactcCGATCAAGTTCACCCATATTTTTTAGATTAaacctaaatattattaattatagagAGCATGAGGAAGAGGTTAACAATCAGCGGGGAACGAAATGGAGAAAAGCAAAAGTTCACAACAAAACGTTCGCGCAGTGGTTTGAAACTCGTGCGAGGGATCCAAATGTGCCTTTCTGGCTAAAAGAATTATCTCGAGGTCCAAGCTCTGTTGCAAGAAGATTTTCTGGATATGTAATTAATGGATACAGGTTTCGCACGGTGGAATGTGAGGCAAGGAGAAAAACACAAAACAGTGGTGTCACATTAACTGCTTTAACTTCAAGCTTTGCAAGTGCTAAAGATCAAACTCCAATCCAAGATAATGTAGCTTATTATGGCATGTCATTTGAGATAGTAGAGTTAGCTTATTTTGGGCGTTTTAAGGTTGTCTTATTTCGGTGTGAGTGGTACGATGCTGGGAGAGATAAGTATGGTCTTACATTTATTCACTTCCATAAGAAATGCTTCCAGGATGAACCTTTTATACTAGCATCTCAAGCACATCAATGTTTTTATGTGCAAGATCCATATGAACATAACAAACATTATGTTATGGAAACTGTCCCAAGAGATTATTTAAAACAAGCGACGAATCTGAGCCTAAGGCCCGTCAAACACACTATAGTGAACAACACGAGCGTATAACGAGCCCTGCCATACCAGCTGATGATGGTGAACTTATTCTGGAGAGGACTGATTTACGACCCACGGTTATTGAAACGGTTCCCCAAGTGACTTCTACCCAAGAATATGAGGCAGACTTCATTggagattctgattctgattggtCATCCTAAGCAATTTATTGCTTAATATGTACATATGTATACTTAAGTTTTCTTCTTCACATTTTTATTTGTAAGTAAtgcttatttttttgttaatttgtcAGTCTCTTACATTTTTCTTATATTGATTTTGATGGGTATATTGACTCTACTTAACTAATTTATTTGTGTAGGAATAAGGAATTTATTGATCTTAAAGCTACATCAAGTAAGAATTTGCTTAGACAATTCGAGGTTAAGAGACAAAGGATTGTAACTGAACGCAAGAAATATGAAATGGAAGCTACAGCTGCTAATGACAAGGAGAAATCTGAGCGAAGGGTGGATGAACCAGAAAGTCAATTGGAGATGCGTGCAACCAAAGGACAGAAGAAATCCACGTCAAAGAAGCTGGATTTTAGTCATCTGCAAAGCACATTCGACTCTATTAGCAAAAGGACTAACTCCACGCCTACCACCTTGGAAGTACAGCCAAACATTCCACCGCAACAGctagaaaataaaaagataaaagagCTATTGACTATGCCTACTGTTGAGAAAGTCAAGAATGGAGTGCAGGGTGGAAAATCAACACAAGGCTTGAAGAAGTCTAAGCCTACAAACGTAGAGGTAGATGAACTTACAAGGAACCACGAAGAAATTCGTAAAATGAACAAGGatgtgtgataaaccactattttatggtttatcttgtactcaattgagtggtttttatcaactctttacccacttattcatactatttgcatgttttacattttccttcctggttttgtgctatgattgaaaacatgcttctttgatcttatatttgcttattattaatcctctcttattaccattagatgccttgatatatgtgttaagtgttttcagagattacagtgcaggaatggctcagaggatggaaaggaagcatgcaaaagtggaaggaatacaagaagttggagaaactgctaagctgtccagcctgacctcttcgaactcaaacggctataactttagctacagaggtccaaacgacacggttctagttgtgttggaaagataacatccggggcttcgatttgatatataattttccatagctgcccCAAAGTTAGGCGACGTGAATGCGTGAATGACGCGTCTGTGAACCTCAAcccgcgcggccgcatggacgacgcctccgcgtcacttgcccacGACCTGGAGGTAACAGAAATcacagggggcgatttctgggctgcttttgacccaattttcagcctagaacacacagattagaggctataaggtGTGGGAATGCGTCCATTCAAAGAGCTCTCACCAATTTTTACTTCCCACgaattagaattagttttgagggaggctctctcctctctctttaggattaggatttagacttaggatttttattcgctttcaggattatctcttttgatcaggttcaatattccttttatttactttttcaagttactttatgaatcctttcatgttacggATTACTCTTTTAtcaatgttatttgaggtatttcagtttaatattgatttcttttatttatgctattgttgtttttactctgaagacatttttattctagtagatttacttctccttttgattttggttaagaaattagtaactctggagttatcaaactcaaacatgattgataattgttatctttgttaattgaattgaacttcaataatcccaatcttttcttaggaaacaaacaggatccgaagatcaacccAATTAAtctcttgaccttcctttatattaGTAAAAGCTAACGaagtagaattaagattcaattattatcatcattgataaggatagccaggataggacctctaatttctcataccttgccaaaagtttattttacagttatttatttatttttaattgccatttaaattatttgtcatattcatTCGTCATTCTTGAAACCCAAaatctacaatctccataaccaataataagaacatacttccctgcagttccttgagaagacgacccgaggtttgaatacttcggttatcaatttatttaaggtgtttgttacttgtgacaaccaaaacgtttgtatgaaaggacttttgaaggtttagagactatacttgcaacgaggatttatccgcaaatttctagaccacgcaaaagttcctctcatcaaaatggcgtcgttgccggggaaccgctaacgtgtgccttattattggttatagtaaatatttttcttttacttgtttatttatttctgtttttcctttttaattttatttgctactatgaactctcacccctctcgctttgagtttgattctaactttgttgaaggaaatagaagttacagcaagaatatgcatcaaggtcagaccaatcaaggatggatggagccaagaggatctaatcaaccctttaggcaacaacaccctccaagatatcacggacaacgaccattctacaatgcatacccagctgaaagatatgatggacaaccttgtgactaccaacaagccccaccccgtgcctatagactaacctctcaacataacctcgaaccaccatactcacaagcttctcttcaccattcgccaccgtatgatcctttcctaccccagttccaatccaatcacccccAAGCACCACCAGGTCAGACCAATCAAAGGATGGatgagccaagaggatctaatcaaccctttaggcaacaacaccctccaagatatcacggacaacgaccattctacaatgcatacccagctgaaagatatgatggacaaccttgtgactaccaacaagccccaccccgtgcctatagactaacctctcaacataacctcgaaccaccatactcacaagcttctcttcaccattcgccaccgtatgatcctttcctaccccagttccaatccactcactcccaagcaccaccacttccccatgtttCATGTCTAAATCCATCACccagagaatcagaggttcgcctcaaggaaacagtaaataaacttcaaacaaccattcgataactggagcaagcagtaattcaattagcttctagatgttcgaacattcaaggaccaaccacagccccatgtggacaatctaacaaagagcgtagcataaaggaaatactagaaactccagtggacaagacagagaatgaatttgtactagaacaagtagaagaagctgtcattatgcaagaagaagagttggttgaagatctaggagatgctgaacctccatggaaatccaaagctgaggagaactccatcaaggacgttacagttgatgctaaggagaatagtgcacaatccccaaggcaagtcgtttctgaagaatcagacggaataatccaagaagcaaattctcttgatgatgacagtcacaagtctagctctcttagtaatgaacttgcatccgcaagtgaattctctgagatcgaagaatcttccccaagtgaatacgaagatgatgcggaggtagacttctctcaacctccagtctatgactcaagtgatgaggaagacatagaagactttgatcaggacacagatgcatttgaagattcttgcaaagaagtggaggaattcatagaagagcacaagggagtagaacttacagaaccaccgaaaacacctatcccaaggccattaccacctaatacaagcttcaagtgggtacaatccttagctttaatctttacttttccacttgaatatggtttgcttgaaacagatggccagcttagagctctctgcggctttaagagtaagagggaaatggctcgcactcagagctggtgcacaaggttcaataaggttccacgcttcaactcgaagcgcacggattggtatcacgttcaatcgaatggatctcggaaa harbors:
- the LOC107620592 gene encoding uncharacterized protein LOC107620592, with the protein product MARFCDMPKDWMDLPRYSEEYINGVISFLDFAYSEGEPDGRQIQCPCKRCCNINWYRRDVVFDHLVADGFVKGYRTWINHGEWAIRMAVDDDTDDEEGAHDDIEGLLNDAFGDVSHAKGVTIGQNEEAKKFYNLIDGASQELYPGCKKFSTLSFTIRLYLLKCLHGWSNTSFTSLLKLLKEAMPDINIPSSFHKTKSMIRDLGLDYKKIDACPNDCLLYRKELKDKKQCRVCGTSRYTKNSSDNSENQPDKKGRPIPAKTLRYFLIISRLQRLFMCSKTAASLRWHYEERVKDGTLKHPADGLAWKNLDEMDEEFAKESRNIRLGLSSDGFNPFRSMNISWSTWPVMLMVYNLPSWMCMKPEYCMLSLLIPGPQSPGKDIDVYLQPLIEDLKLLWEKGVETYDASKNETFQMRAALLWTINDFSAYAMLSGWSTKGKLACLCCNKNTSSLQLKHSWKTVYMDHRVFLPMDHPWRTNTRSFNGKQDLRPPPPVIEGPEIFEMLQNAENVFGKKQSTSNSFPWNWKKRSIFFELPYWHKNPLCHNLDVMHIEKNILDNVIGTLLDIPVKTKDHLNARYNLKDLGIWKNLQPKEVNNGKRTMLAKACFSMTAAEKSIFCGVLKTTKLPDGSASNISHYVHLGERKVSGYKTHDAHFMLHYLLPIPIKSILSDHVAIPLIRLSSFFRRLCKKFITLEEIDLLELEIVEILCQLERIFSLVFLT